One window of the Streptomyces sp. ITFR-21 genome contains the following:
- a CDS encoding UTP--glucose-1-phosphate uridylyltransferase — protein MPTPPHPVTKAVIPAAGLGTRFLPATKATPKEMLPVVDKPAIQYVVEEAVAAGLSDVLMITGRNKRPLEDHFDRNYELEEALTRKGDASRLARVRESSDLATVHYVRQGAPRGLGHAVLCAEPHVGDRPFAVLLGDDLIDPRDPLLARMIAVQGRYGGSVVALTEVDPGQIHLYGAAAIVPTGEGDVVRVTGLVEKPDAGSAPSLFAVIGRYVLDPAVFGVLRRTGPGRGGEIQLTDALEVLAERGGDGGPVHGVVFTGRRYDTGDRGDYLRAIVRLAAEREDLGPDFRTWLRTYVTKEMQD, from the coding sequence ATGCCGACACCTCCCCACCCGGTCACCAAGGCTGTTATTCCTGCGGCGGGTCTGGGGACCCGGTTTCTGCCGGCGACGAAGGCGACGCCGAAGGAGATGTTGCCGGTGGTGGACAAGCCGGCGATCCAGTATGTGGTGGAGGAGGCGGTGGCGGCGGGGTTGTCGGACGTGCTGATGATCACGGGGCGGAACAAGCGTCCGTTGGAGGATCACTTCGACCGGAACTACGAGTTGGAGGAGGCGTTGACGCGTAAGGGGGATGCGTCGCGGTTGGCGCGGGTGCGGGAGTCGAGTGATCTGGCGACGGTGCACTATGTGCGGCAGGGGGCGCCGCGGGGGTTGGGGCATGCGGTGTTGTGTGCGGAGCCGCATGTGGGGGATCGGCCGTTCGCGGTGTTGTTGGGGGATGACCTGATCGATCCGCGGGATCCGTTGTTGGCGCGGATGATCGCGGTGCAGGGGCGGTACGGGGGCAGTGTGGTGGCGTTGACGGAGGTGGATCCGGGTCAGATCCATTTGTACGGGGCGGCGGCGATAGTGCCGACGGGTGAGGGGGATGTGGTGCGGGTGACGGGGTTGGTGGAGAAGCCGGATGCGGGGTCGGCTCCGTCGCTTTTCGCGGTGATCGGGCGGTATGTGCTGGATCCGGCGGTGTTCGGGGTGTTGCGGAGGACGGGTCCGGGGCGGGGTGGGGAGATCCAGTTGACGGATGCGTTGGAGGTGCTGGCGGAGCGGGGTGGTGACGGTGGTCCGGTGCACGGGGTGGTGTTCACCGGGCGCCGGTACGACACGGGTGACCGGGGTGACTACCTGCGGGCGATCGTCCGGTTGGCGGCCGAGCGCGAGGACCTCGGCCCCGACTTCCGTACCTGGCTCCGCACCTACGTCACCAAGGAGATGCAGGACTGA
- a CDS encoding bifunctional glycosyltransferase/CDP-glycerol:glycerophosphate glycerophosphotransferase, whose amino-acid sequence MTNAAEGMPGPAPDISVVVIVYNDAARLPAAVRSVLGQSLRNVEVVIADDCSTDDSYEVARQLQAHEPGRVRAIRLAENSGGCGEPRNQGVKAATGRYVMFLDSDDVLDPHACRNMLEAAERTGADLVSGKCVRVHVDSRHNKRVDWYPWLYRSTRTIESITELPDLFVFDTLSTNKCYRREFLLENQLSFPRGIHYEDLLFSAQAYLAADRITLIPQTVYHWNVVEKTQAKSISNRRHEINNFADRLEIHRRVDAILERRGLDALRLHKDVKFLKHDLVLYLRDLPFLDDGYRHRFAEMANGYTRDFPRQAFDALDPIHAICAYLLLQEDWPNLMPAIDTLINRRKVSSPLVERDGRVYWCADHLDDPHARAILDVTEQGYHTVALDSLSLRDELTGYHEDASGVVLDGRVVNPLGVVPPAARLTAELEFKARRRSLRSYRVPVPAVRHEGDFISWHAEVPLRRMLRPLGVLDEVWDIRLRLTADGRTTTGKITAGNTDLEDVGAIEVRPLLTRATADRLRPEVSARGHLAFVLAQHGRAARTGRALLDRNLQGATGRAAKSVLRKARATRRRLDSGPAKVRGYERMVRVLPVRKGTVVFESHLGKQYSDSPRAIHEELRRRKAPVHAVWSYDGKKPPADYPRDAELVRRWSWKYLRALAQAEFWIDNQGYPLKLSKRPETTYIQTWHGSALKRMGFDEPKYRIMSEGDQRDYQRALDRFDHFVVRSEHDVRTLARAYRLPDDKLLRTGYPRNDALVRARTAVGRPPEARELAERLGLRDGLPVVLYAPTFRAAADGKVRAFEPPFDVEAFADRFGAEFTLLVRSHYLNKVTLPPSVAGRLVDVTAVPDITPLLLLADALVTDYSSVMFDYALLGRPIVFYAYDWEEYAHDIRGTYFNLLEEAPGPVARTQEELFTTLADLDAVRTKYGDQVRDFVARYGEYDHGDAAAAIADRFFGPAGGTRR is encoded by the coding sequence ATGACCAATGCGGCTGAGGGGATGCCCGGCCCCGCACCGGACATCAGCGTCGTCGTCATCGTCTACAACGACGCCGCGCGGCTGCCGGCGGCCGTGCGGTCCGTTCTCGGTCAATCGCTGCGCAATGTCGAGGTCGTCATCGCCGACGACTGCTCCACGGACGACTCCTACGAGGTCGCCCGGCAGCTCCAGGCACACGAGCCCGGCCGGGTCCGGGCCATCCGGCTGGCGGAGAACAGCGGCGGCTGCGGCGAGCCCCGCAACCAGGGTGTCAAGGCCGCCACCGGCCGCTATGTCATGTTCCTGGACAGCGACGACGTGCTCGATCCGCACGCCTGCCGCAACATGCTGGAAGCCGCCGAGCGGACCGGCGCCGACCTGGTCTCGGGCAAGTGCGTACGGGTCCACGTGGACAGCCGCCACAACAAGCGCGTCGACTGGTACCCGTGGCTGTACCGCTCCACCCGGACCATCGAAAGCATCACGGAGCTGCCCGACCTCTTCGTCTTCGACACCCTCTCCACCAACAAGTGCTACCGCCGGGAATTCCTGCTGGAAAATCAGCTCAGCTTTCCGCGCGGAATCCACTACGAGGACCTGCTCTTCTCCGCGCAGGCTTATCTGGCGGCCGACCGGATCACCCTCATTCCGCAGACGGTCTACCACTGGAACGTGGTGGAGAAGACCCAGGCGAAATCCATCAGCAACCGGCGCCACGAGATCAACAACTTCGCCGACCGGCTGGAGATCCACCGCCGGGTGGACGCGATCCTGGAGCGCCGCGGCCTGGACGCGCTGCGGCTGCACAAGGACGTCAAGTTCCTCAAGCACGACCTGGTGCTCTACCTGCGCGACCTGCCCTTCCTGGACGACGGCTACCGCCACCGGTTCGCCGAGATGGCCAACGGCTACACCCGGGACTTCCCGCGGCAGGCGTTCGACGCGCTGGACCCGATCCACGCGATCTGCGCCTACCTGCTGCTCCAGGAGGACTGGCCGAACCTGATGCCGGCCATCGACACCCTGATCAACCGCAGGAAGGTGTCGTCGCCGCTGGTCGAGCGGGACGGCCGGGTCTACTGGTGCGCGGACCACCTGGACGACCCGCACGCCCGCGCCATACTGGACGTCACCGAGCAGGGCTACCACACCGTCGCGCTGGACTCCCTGTCGCTGCGCGACGAGCTCACCGGCTACCACGAGGACGCCTCCGGCGTGGTCCTGGACGGCCGGGTCGTCAACCCGCTGGGCGTCGTCCCGCCGGCCGCGCGGCTCACCGCCGAGCTGGAGTTCAAGGCCCGCCGCCGGAGCCTGCGCAGCTACCGGGTGCCGGTGCCGGCGGTGCGCCACGAAGGCGACTTCATCAGCTGGCACGCCGAGGTGCCGCTGCGCCGGATGCTCCGCCCGCTGGGCGTCCTCGACGAGGTGTGGGACATCCGGCTGCGGCTGACCGCCGACGGCCGGACCACCACGGGCAAGATCACCGCGGGCAACACCGACCTGGAGGACGTCGGCGCGATCGAGGTCCGCCCGCTGCTCACCCGGGCCACCGCCGACCGCCTGCGGCCCGAGGTCTCCGCCCGCGGCCACCTGGCCTTCGTGCTCGCCCAGCACGGCAGGGCCGCCAGGACCGGCCGTGCGCTGCTGGACCGCAACCTCCAGGGCGCGACCGGCCGCGCCGCCAAGTCGGTGCTGCGCAAGGCGCGTGCCACCCGCCGCCGCCTCGACTCGGGGCCGGCCAAGGTCCGGGGCTACGAGCGGATGGTCAGGGTGCTGCCGGTGCGCAAGGGCACCGTCGTCTTCGAGAGCCACCTCGGCAAGCAGTACAGCGACAGCCCGCGGGCGATCCACGAGGAGCTGCGCCGCCGCAAGGCCCCCGTGCACGCCGTCTGGTCCTACGACGGCAAGAAGCCGCCGGCGGACTACCCGCGGGACGCGGAGCTGGTCCGGCGGTGGTCGTGGAAGTACCTGCGGGCGCTGGCCCAGGCCGAGTTCTGGATCGACAACCAGGGCTACCCGCTCAAGCTGTCCAAACGGCCCGAGACCACGTATATCCAGACCTGGCACGGCTCGGCGCTCAAGCGGATGGGCTTCGACGAGCCGAAGTACCGGATCATGTCCGAGGGCGACCAGCGGGACTACCAGCGGGCGCTGGACCGGTTCGACCACTTCGTGGTCCGCTCCGAGCACGACGTACGGACCCTGGCCCGCGCCTACCGGCTGCCGGACGACAAACTGCTGCGCACCGGGTATCCGCGCAACGACGCCCTGGTACGGGCCCGGACGGCGGTCGGGCGGCCGCCCGAGGCGCGGGAGCTGGCCGAGAGGCTGGGGCTGCGGGACGGGCTGCCGGTGGTGCTGTACGCGCCGACGTTCCGGGCGGCGGCCGACGGCAAGGTGCGGGCCTTCGAGCCGCCCTTCGACGTGGAGGCGTTCGCCGACCGGTTCGGCGCGGAGTTCACCCTGCTGGTGCGCTCGCACTACCTCAACAAGGTGACGCTGCCGCCGTCGGTCGCCGGCCGGCTCGTCGACGTCACCGCGGTACCCGACATCACCCCGCTGCTGCTGCTCGCCGACGCGCTGGTCACCGACTATTCCTCGGTGATGTTCGACTACGCGCTGCTGGGGCGCCCGATCGTCTTCTACGCCTACGACTGGGAGGAGTACGCGCACGACATCCGCGGCACGTACTTCAACCTGCTGGAGGAGGCGCCGGGTCCGGTGGCACGGACCCAGGAGGAGCTCTTCACCACGCTGGCCGACCTCGACGCGGTCCGGACCAAGTACGGCGACCAGGTGCGGGACTTCGTGGCCCGGTACGGCGAGTACGACCACGGCGACGCGGCGGCCGCGATCGCGGACCGCTTCTTCGGCCCGGCAGGGGGGACCCGGCGATGA